The proteins below come from a single Strix uralensis isolate ZFMK-TIS-50842 chromosome 8, bStrUra1, whole genome shotgun sequence genomic window:
- the LRRC41 gene encoding leucine-rich repeat-containing protein 41 isoform X2, with product MLQGAVELTAEHNQKVLENLAGSLRILKFQHLLSSDQSIRRSLVLLLHRLIHHGSVSQVSMYSWPVPDTVLLVLILSMSAGFWRSGNALVYHSSPCGLCRKEDKAQGQESGQEQAERGHYDEREWSNSENQKGSPRALEEAGAEAKGYRADAHLNSVLCGPRSPSLRNQACEEASSKVPCDHTSIQGGSSRCISDQLSCHPVLRKTRRRLKSAVGRKRRCLRRSKGPYADPEDLYDFVFTVAREDNSGLVDKNSTTEGENAENWTSSSPGSPCTGHAGCKKRGGSAGMFSLKAAHRFRSVSTLELFSIPLTGETCRTLSNLLSSWVSLENLVLSYNGLGANIFCILSGLRALSRHSDCHLHVVRVSDVFSHMPCMELVRCILSAFPQLHTLSVSFDLKNQLEGNRPEGNPSCSEVEIPESCLEQLEIRFPREPLHTAFLLPVLKASKSLQQLSLDSATLPCSQELGLLLEALRECNPNLKKLSFHDVNLAEHQKEVLLLLQDPILQEITFSFCRLFESSTTEFLSEIINTVKRNSSLKSLKLPGNRLGNHRLVALADIFSEDSSSSLCQLDVSSNCIKPDGLLEFTKKLEDHIQQRGGRIQFTHLRLFQNWLDQDAETAQEALRRLKAVCSVVNDSWDSSQAFADYISVM from the exons ATGCTGCAGGGCGCAGTGGAGCTCACTGCTGAGCACAACCAGAAAGTGCTTGAAAACCTGGCTGGCTCCCTGCGGATCCTGAAGTTCCAGCACCTCCTCTCCTCCGACCAGTCCATCAGGCGCTCGCTGGTTTTACTTCTTCACCGGCTGATTCACCATGGCTCTGTCAGCCAAGTGTCCATGTATTCCTGGCCTGTTCCTGACACAGTGCTTCTCGTTCTCATTTTGAGCATGAGTGCTGGGTTTTGGCGCTCGGGAAATGCCCTCGTGTATCACAGCAGCCCCTGTGGCCTTTGCAGAAAGGAGGACAAAGCCCAGGGCCAGGAGTCAGGACAAGAGCAAGCAGAGAGGGGCCATTACGATGAGAGGGAGTGGAGCAATAGTGAGAACCAGAAGGGATCCCCCAGGGCTCTGGAGGAGGCTGGTGCGGAGGCGAAGGGATACAGGGCTGATGCTCATCTGAACTCTGTCCTCTGCGGACCAAGAAGTCCTTCTCTGCGAAACCAAGCATGTGAGGAGGCAAGCAGCAAGGTGCCCTGTGACCACACCAGCATTCAGGGAGGATCTTCTCGTTGCATCTCAGACCAGCTGTCCTGTCACCCCGTTCTTCGAAAGACACGCAGACGGCTGAAATCTGCAGTGGGGAGGAAACGTCGCTGCCTCAGACGAAGCAAGGGACCGTATGCTGACCCGGAAGACCTGtatgattttgtttttactgttgcTAGAGAGGATAATTCGGGGTTAGTTGACAAAAACAGCACCACAGAGGGAGAAAATGCCGAGAATTGGACTAGCTCCTCCCCAGGATCTCCATGCACTGGCCACGCTGGCTGTAAGAAAAGAGGAGGATCTGCTGgaatgttttctctgaaagctgCTCACCGCTTCCGAAGCGTGTCCACGCTGGAATTGTTCTCCATTCCGTTGACTGGGGAGACATGTCGGACTCTGAGTAACCTGCTGAGCTCCTGGGTGTCTTTAGAAAACTTGGTTCTGTCTTACAACG GCCTGGGTGCTAACATCTTCTGCATCCTCTCTGGGCTCCGGGCCCTCTCCCGCCACTCGGACTGCCACCTCCACGTGGTGCGCGTGAGCGATGTCTTCTCCCACATGCCTTGCATGGAGCTCGTTCGCTGCATCCTGAGCGCCTTTCCCCAGCTCCACACGCTCTCAGTGAGCTTCGACCTCAAAAACCAGCTGGAGGGGAACAGGCCAGAGGGGAACCCAAGCTGCAGTGAGGTAGAAATCCCAG aGAGCTGCCTGGAGCAGCTGGAGATCCGATTCCCCAGGGAACCTCTGCACACTGCGTTCCTACTGCCAGTGCTCAAGGCGTCAAAGTCCCTCCAGCAGTTGTCCCTTGACAGTGCCACGCTGCCCTGTTCTCAGGAGCTTGGCCTCCTTTTGGAGGCGCTCAGAG agTGTAATCCAAATTTGAAGAAACTGAGTTTTCATGACGTGAACCTGGCTGAGCACCAGAAAGAAGTTCTGCTTTTGCTTCAGGATCCCATCCTGCAAG aaatcaCGTTTTCCTTCTGCCGGCTGTTTGAAAGCTCTACTACTGAGTTTTTGTCAGAAATAATCAATACAGTGAAAAGAAATTCATCTTTGAAGAGCCTCAAACTGCCTGGGAATCGCCTTG GGAATCACAGGCTGGTTGCCCTTGCAGATATTTTCTCTGAagattcctcctcttctctttgcCAGCTGGATGTCAG CTCAAATTGCATCAAACCTGATGGGCTCCTGGAGTTCACAAAGAAGCTGGAAGACCACATCCAGCAGAGAGGGGGACGGATTCAATTCACGCACCTCCGCCTCTTCCAAAATTGGCTGGACCAGGATGCTGAAACAGCTCAAGAAGCACTTCGGCGTCTCAAAGCTGTGTGCAGCGTGGTCAATGACTCGTGGGACTCCTCCCAGGCCTTTGCTGACTACATCAGTGTCATGTGA
- the LRRC41 gene encoding leucine-rich repeat-containing protein 41 isoform X1 — translation MAAEGPRSLFALSAAAVSRSMGALERDVWALPGHLLRGLLPLLTVFRLERAEGAARRAGLSTQPIWRKLWDDVMKTRPPNSENITCWRKKFLETFFSNVLHGVLDVSSDWRLNDHHFSPLLHSSPHVSQLTLCNMLQGAVELTAEHNQKVLENLAGSLRILKFQHLLSSDQSIRRSLVLLLHRLIHHGSVSQVSMYSWPVPDTVLLVLILSMSAGFWRSGNALVYHSSPCGLCRKEDKAQGQESGQEQAERGHYDEREWSNSENQKGSPRALEEAGAEAKGYRADAHLNSVLCGPRSPSLRNQACEEASSKVPCDHTSIQGGSSRCISDQLSCHPVLRKTRRRLKSAVGRKRRCLRRSKGPYADPEDLYDFVFTVAREDNSGLVDKNSTTEGENAENWTSSSPGSPCTGHAGCKKRGGSAGMFSLKAAHRFRSVSTLELFSIPLTGETCRTLSNLLSSWVSLENLVLSYNGLGANIFCILSGLRALSRHSDCHLHVVRVSDVFSHMPCMELVRCILSAFPQLHTLSVSFDLKNQLEGNRPEGNPSCSEVEIPESCLEQLEIRFPREPLHTAFLLPVLKASKSLQQLSLDSATLPCSQELGLLLEALRECNPNLKKLSFHDVNLAEHQKEVLLLLQDPILQEITFSFCRLFESSTTEFLSEIINTVKRNSSLKSLKLPGNRLGNHRLVALADIFSEDSSSSLCQLDVSSNCIKPDGLLEFTKKLEDHIQQRGGRIQFTHLRLFQNWLDQDAETAQEALRRLKAVCSVVNDSWDSSQAFADYISVM, via the exons CGCTGCCCGGGCACCTCCTGCGGGGGCTCCTGCCGCTTCTCACCGTCTTCCGCCTCGAGCGAGCTGAGGGAGCCGCGCGGAGAGCAG GCCTCTCGACGCAGCCCATCTGGCGCAAGTTGTGGGATGATGTGATGAAAACCAGGCCACCCAACTCGGAG AATATAACCTGTTGGAGGAAGAAGTTCCTTGAAACGTTCTTCTCAAACGTTCTTCATGGTGTCTTGGATGTTTCCTCTGACTGGCGTCTCAACGACCATCACTTTTCGCCACTGCTCCACAGCTCCCCACACGTTTCCCAGCTTACCCTCTGCAACATGCTGCAGGGCGCAGTGGAGCTCACTGCTGAGCACAACCAGAAAGTGCTTGAAAACCTGGCTGGCTCCCTGCGGATCCTGAAGTTCCAGCACCTCCTCTCCTCCGACCAGTCCATCAGGCGCTCGCTGGTTTTACTTCTTCACCGGCTGATTCACCATGGCTCTGTCAGCCAAGTGTCCATGTATTCCTGGCCTGTTCCTGACACAGTGCTTCTCGTTCTCATTTTGAGCATGAGTGCTGGGTTTTGGCGCTCGGGAAATGCCCTCGTGTATCACAGCAGCCCCTGTGGCCTTTGCAGAAAGGAGGACAAAGCCCAGGGCCAGGAGTCAGGACAAGAGCAAGCAGAGAGGGGCCATTACGATGAGAGGGAGTGGAGCAATAGTGAGAACCAGAAGGGATCCCCCAGGGCTCTGGAGGAGGCTGGTGCGGAGGCGAAGGGATACAGGGCTGATGCTCATCTGAACTCTGTCCTCTGCGGACCAAGAAGTCCTTCTCTGCGAAACCAAGCATGTGAGGAGGCAAGCAGCAAGGTGCCCTGTGACCACACCAGCATTCAGGGAGGATCTTCTCGTTGCATCTCAGACCAGCTGTCCTGTCACCCCGTTCTTCGAAAGACACGCAGACGGCTGAAATCTGCAGTGGGGAGGAAACGTCGCTGCCTCAGACGAAGCAAGGGACCGTATGCTGACCCGGAAGACCTGtatgattttgtttttactgttgcTAGAGAGGATAATTCGGGGTTAGTTGACAAAAACAGCACCACAGAGGGAGAAAATGCCGAGAATTGGACTAGCTCCTCCCCAGGATCTCCATGCACTGGCCACGCTGGCTGTAAGAAAAGAGGAGGATCTGCTGgaatgttttctctgaaagctgCTCACCGCTTCCGAAGCGTGTCCACGCTGGAATTGTTCTCCATTCCGTTGACTGGGGAGACATGTCGGACTCTGAGTAACCTGCTGAGCTCCTGGGTGTCTTTAGAAAACTTGGTTCTGTCTTACAACG GCCTGGGTGCTAACATCTTCTGCATCCTCTCTGGGCTCCGGGCCCTCTCCCGCCACTCGGACTGCCACCTCCACGTGGTGCGCGTGAGCGATGTCTTCTCCCACATGCCTTGCATGGAGCTCGTTCGCTGCATCCTGAGCGCCTTTCCCCAGCTCCACACGCTCTCAGTGAGCTTCGACCTCAAAAACCAGCTGGAGGGGAACAGGCCAGAGGGGAACCCAAGCTGCAGTGAGGTAGAAATCCCAG aGAGCTGCCTGGAGCAGCTGGAGATCCGATTCCCCAGGGAACCTCTGCACACTGCGTTCCTACTGCCAGTGCTCAAGGCGTCAAAGTCCCTCCAGCAGTTGTCCCTTGACAGTGCCACGCTGCCCTGTTCTCAGGAGCTTGGCCTCCTTTTGGAGGCGCTCAGAG agTGTAATCCAAATTTGAAGAAACTGAGTTTTCATGACGTGAACCTGGCTGAGCACCAGAAAGAAGTTCTGCTTTTGCTTCAGGATCCCATCCTGCAAG aaatcaCGTTTTCCTTCTGCCGGCTGTTTGAAAGCTCTACTACTGAGTTTTTGTCAGAAATAATCAATACAGTGAAAAGAAATTCATCTTTGAAGAGCCTCAAACTGCCTGGGAATCGCCTTG GGAATCACAGGCTGGTTGCCCTTGCAGATATTTTCTCTGAagattcctcctcttctctttgcCAGCTGGATGTCAG CTCAAATTGCATCAAACCTGATGGGCTCCTGGAGTTCACAAAGAAGCTGGAAGACCACATCCAGCAGAGAGGGGGACGGATTCAATTCACGCACCTCCGCCTCTTCCAAAATTGGCTGGACCAGGATGCTGAAACAGCTCAAGAAGCACTTCGGCGTCTCAAAGCTGTGTGCAGCGTGGTCAATGACTCGTGGGACTCCTCCCAGGCCTTTGCTGACTACATCAGTGTCATGTGA